In a single window of the Acyrthosiphon pisum isolate AL4f chromosome X, pea_aphid_22Mar2018_4r6ur, whole genome shotgun sequence genome:
- the LOC100569330 gene encoding uncharacterized protein LOC100569330 encodes MPYEPLVLLHRLAPEDVNHLIRQNPPPPTITNQPQNAHTFQNNEGNKTQSLEKDVVLNKSNLRLEKKQKLTSARSSPKLRLLKSNLNGVNHDKQKQEKCTKEQKVTNNRIGEISFAEKSKHSKLLTTDFFKKELVVVIDNCFNEVYRDMVNSTAQHPKTRNPTNSTVVSNSNTSSNSVASTRDSAVGKEHSIDDTIMITTTKSPLSTATPVVEVIDKRTRDISSNRQQHITADRHDKQTNYDKVQYDSSGLSLRTRTISSTTVPTPLHHSTVPGSCSVQPNSSTSSVTTPTPRPRGRPPRRKNLKHIANRKALQQAASKISEEKKVCDLSTSSPEVESAAISLERLQQQQKSLIECNGIESYDDEQENSEKEASYVNPGKDNIHLAPSPEVVKDGGKDDTDDDCIIVGITYKKKSNNRKRKQSDSEETVAEKRLLISDNSKDLLVEKSVIDKSSLPDKSNSDLVEYGFLAGCNIFERYRQCTDLKSSSSDCSSVLYGRTYWPTSWEYSAAALTGHVQKKTSKEALRKIRLISGGGASSKTNGTSNSTSLKTNSILKKYQTSVLQRRGTACKSTPKTPVEVSDGTRHQPSTSTTIVKRQKGRPPGRKNKLLQAVLKSNSPRKSPRQHASTLAAIMSNKVGNPDKVGNQESDKLEAGLETNQNSLDMDVPCLLKMSMPNNEHMPEFRHHRHRRQLENKCIIKRRRRRRSTTPPPPKLCAQQPAPQRISINTAVDQERVKLRTKHVDVVRRRARDERLRAAFVCQQLHKVQEIAEQNRCRIAQEAKQTLDINKEDYQFSNNAIILPFEGNQDQIWSQNTDSNREPDNMCLQIMYEQTADKRFLCTNLTDETLQLYYQQRELALTERLTNNHGETLSSDLGTDMISNKRKKKRPNMTGWPKEKRRKIMPTTSSMNSAVEDANGDSDTERDDVAKRRRAAAAEQQRLRRQRIKLEQQQLLKEKSKVKIRAASPKRRGRRPGRPRRPGRPGRPGRPGRRPGPNKKNKTPTYRRNNSVSSNGTTASSNTSSATTKVKKVRTPRKQRTPAQNKTAAPIASVTPVTPNTIVKRKCGRPVGSVGLRQRLKLQLLQQNCQNQTPSSSEQQKENVVQQQSSTGKLKCVISTRNNRMKLLSTSGRSSPAALNQKKTTTASKTKKSAAAYNLTSSCLTSLPSSQVTEVGKITRTTAKRRRLQQHQQTATATVTWDVGRPKRYHSTNHSRNASSVCEEDCCFVGSQPFEQHCPGGGGGLSHNTVLENHQDHQKENTVHSGL; translated from the exons ATGCCATATGAGCCGCTTGTTTTGTTACACAGACTTGCGCCGGAAGACGTAAATCACTTGATACGACAAAATCCTCCTCCCCCTACGATTACCAATCAACCACA AAATGCCCACACATTTCAAAACAATGAAGGGAACAAAACCCAATCACTGGAGAAGGATGTAGTCTTAAACAAAAGTAATTTACGTTTGgaaaagaaacaaaaattgaCTTCTGCTCGGTCGTCACCTAAATTACGACTtctaaaatctaatttaaacGGCGTGAATCATGATAAgcaaaaacaagaaaaatgtaCCAAGGAACAAAAAGTCACAAACAATCGTATAGGAGAAATATCATTTGCTGAAAAATCTAAACATTCTAAACTTTTAAcaactgatttttttaaaaaagaattagtTGTAGTTATTGATAATTGCTTCAATGAGGTGTATAGAGATATGGTAAATAGTACAGCTCAACACCCAAAAACACGAAACCCTACCAATTCAACAGTAGTCTCCAACAGCAATACTAGTAGTAATTCTGTAGCTTCGACTCGAGACTCAGCAGTTGGTAAAGAACACAGCATAGATGACACTATTATGATAACAACTACAAAATCTCCACTGTCTACAGCAACTCCAGTCGTAGag GTGATTGACAAAAGAACAAGAGATATTTCATCAAATAGACAACAGCACATTACTGCAGACAGACATGATAAACAGACCAATTATGACAAGGTTCAGTATGATTCTTCCGGCCTCAGTTTGCGTACAAGGACTATATCGTCAACCACGGTACCTACTCCATTGCACCATTCAACAGTTCCTGGATCATGTTCTGTACAACCTAATTCTTCTACTTCATCAGTTACTACTCCTACTCCCAGACCTCGTGGTCGGCCCCCAAGACGAAAAAACCTGAAGCATATTGCTAATAGAAAAGCACTGCAACAAGCTGCTAGTAAAATATCAGAAGAGAAAAAAGTCTGTGATTTAAGCACATCAAGTCCTGAAGTAGAATCAGCAGCAATTAGTTTGGAACGTTTGCAGCAACAACAAAAGTCACTGATTGAGTGTAATGGTATTGAAAGTTATGACGATGAGCAAGAAAATAGTGAAAAGGAAGCCTCCTATGTTAATCCTGGTaaagataatatacatttagcACCGTCACCAGAAGTTGTTAAAGATGGTGGTAAAGATGATACAGATGatgattgtattattgtaggtatcacttataaaaagaaaagtaaTAATCGTAAAAGAAAACAATCTGATTCCGAAGAAACTGTTGCTGAAAAACGTCTTTTGATATCTGATAATTCTAAAGATTTATTAGTGGAAAAAAGTGTAATAGACAAGTCTTCATTGCCAGACAAATCAAACTCTGATTTAGTCGAGTATGGTTTCTTAGCTGGTTGTAACATTTTTGAACGATACCGACAATGTACTGATTTGAAGTCATCCTCTTCTGATTGTTCTTCAGTTTTATACGGTCGCACATATTGGCCAACAAGTTGGGAATATTCGGCAGCAGCGCTCACTGGtcatgttcaaaaaaaaacatctaaagAAGCATTACGTAAAATAAGATTGATTTCCGGTGGAGGAGCCTCTAGTAAAACCAATGGTACTTCTAACTCAACCTCACTAAAAACCAATTCTATACTAAAGAAGTATCAAACATCAGTTCTTCAAAGACGTGGCACTGCTTGCAAATCAACTCCAAAAACTCCTGTTGAAGTGTCTGATGGTACAAGACATCAGCCTTCGACATCAACAACTATTGTAAAACGACAGAAAGGTCGGCCTCCTGGTAGAAAAAACAAGTTATTGCAGGctgttttaaaatcaaatagtcCGCGAAAGTCGCCTCGTCAACATGCATCTACATTAGCAGCAATCATGTCTAACAAAGTTGGAAATCCTGATAAAGTTGGAAATCAAGAGTCTGATAAACTAGAAGCAGGTCTAGAAACTAACCAAAATTCTTTAGACATGGATGTACCATGTTTATTGAAGATGTCCATGCCAAATAATGAACATATGCCAGAATTCCGTCATCACAGACATCGTCGgcaattagaaaataaatgtatcattaaACGTCGTCGTCGACGTCGTTCAACTACTCCCCCGCCCCCTAAATTGTGTGCTCAACAACCAGCTCCACAGCGTATTTCTATAAATACTGCTGTAGATCAAGAAAGAGTGAAATTGCGTACTAAACATGTGGATGTAGTGAGGAGGCGAGCACGGGATGAGAGACTACGTGCTGCATTTGTGTGTCAACAATTACATAAAGTACAAGAAATAGCTGAACAAAACCGTTGTAGAATAGCCCAAGAGGCTAAACAAACTcttgatataaataaagaagACTACCAGTTCTcaaataatgctataatattaccatttgaAGGTAATCAAGACCAAATTTGGTCTCAAAATACTGATAGTAATCGAGAACCTGATAATATGTGTTTACAAATAATGTATGAACAAACTGCTGACAAGAGGTTTTTATGTACTAATTTAACAGATGAAACTCTGCAACTGTATTATCAACAACGTGAATTGGCTTTAACTGAACGTTTAACAAATAATCATGGTGAAACATTGTCTTCCGATTTAGGTACAGACATGATATCAAATAAGCGAAAGAAAAAACGGCCAAATATGACTGGTTGGCCAAAAGAAAAACGTCGAAAAATCATGCCTACCACATCATCCATGAACTCAGCTGTAGAAGACGCAAATGGTGATAGTGATACTGAAAGAGATGATGTTGCCAAACGTCGAAGAGCAGCGGCAGCAGAACAACAGAGGCTCAGACGTCAACGTATAAAATTAGAGCAGCAGCAGCTACTCAAAGAAAAATCCAAAGTCAAGATAAGAGCTGCTTCGCCTAAGCGAAGAGGACGAAGACCAGGACGCCCAAGGCGCCCTGGTCGTCCTGGTCGTCCAGGTCGCCCAGGTCGTCGTCCTGgccctaataaaaaaaataaaactccaACATACCGACGTAACAATAGTGTGAGTAGTAATGGTACAACAGCAAGTAGTAATACCAGTAGTGCTACCactaaagtaaaaaaagtaagaaCACCAAGAAAGCAACGTACACCTGCACAAAATAAAACTGCTGCACCTATTGCATCTGTGACACCTGTTACACCAAATACAATTGTAAAGCGAAAATGTGGAAGACCTGTAGGAAGTGTTGGTCTACGACAACGATTAAAATTACAGTTGTTACAACAGAATTGTCAAAACCAAACTCCATCATCCTCTGAACAACAAAAAGAGAATGTTGTCCAGCAACAGTCTAGTACAGGTAAATTGAAATGTGTTATATCAACACGTAATAATCGCATGAAATTATTGTCAACCTCTGGCAGAAGTTCCCCTGCAGCATTGAATCAAAAAAAGACAACGACTGCAAGCAAAACTAAGAAGTCAGCTGCTGCGTATAATTTAACGTCTTCATGTTTAACATCACTTCCATCATCACAGGTGACAGAGGTGGGTAAAATTACTAGAACAACAGCTAAAAGAAGAAGACTTCAACAGCATCAACAAACAGCCACAGCTACAGTTACTTGGGATGTTGGGAGGCCTAAAAGATATCATTCAACCAACCATAGTAGGAATGCTAGTAGTGTGTGTGAAGAAGATTGTTGTTTTGTTGGATCACAACCATTTGAACAACATTGTCCAGGTGGTGGAGGTGGCTTAAGTCATAATACTGTGCTTGAAAATCATCAAGATCACCAAAAAGAAAACACAGTACACAGTGGTTTATAG